A portion of the Zootoca vivipara chromosome 6, rZooViv1.1, whole genome shotgun sequence genome contains these proteins:
- the LOC118087993 gene encoding uncharacterized protein LOC118087993 isoform X3, with protein sequence MKFQVAAASFVLCLLSLRSTQAAPANGGSFDGNTVGSGSFNNNGNDYEGFGGNAGSFDDNQAGSDSFNNNGNQFWVNGGNAGSFDGNNVRSDSFNNNGNQFWAYEANSGSFDNNNAGDNSFNNNGNDNDDPIVWY encoded by the exons ATGAAGTTCCAGGTTGCAGCTGCTTCCTTCGTCCTCTGCCTGCTGTCTCTGCGCAGCACCCAGGCTGCACCTGCG AATGGAGGCAGCTTTGATGGCAACACTGTAGGATCTGGCAGCTTCAACAACAATGGA AATGATTATGAGGGATTTGGAGGA AATGCAGGCAGCTTTGATGACAACCAAGCAGGATCTGACAGCTTCAACAACAATGGA AACCAGTTTTGGGTGAATGGAGGA AATGCAGGCAGCTTTGATGGCAACAATGTAAGATCTGACAGCTTCAACAACAATGGA AACCAGTTTTGGGCATATGAAGCA AACAGTGGAAGTTTTGATAACAACAATGCTGGTGACAACAGCTTCAACAACAATGGA AATGATAATGATGACCCCATTGTTTGG taTTAG
- the LOC118087993 gene encoding insoluble matrix shell protein 4-like isoform X2 — protein sequence MKFQVAAASFVLCLLSLRSTQAAPANGGSFDGNTVGSGSFNNNGNDYEGFGGNAGSFDDNQAGSDSFNNNGNQFWVNGRNAGSFDGNNVRSDSFNNNGNQFWAYEANSGSFDNNNAGDNSFNNNGNDNDDPIVWY from the exons ATGAAGTTCCAGGTTGCAGCTGCTTCCTTCGTCCTCTGCCTGCTGTCTCTGCGCAGCACCCAGGCTGCACCTGCG AATGGAGGCAGCTTTGATGGCAACACTGTAGGATCTGGCAGCTTCAACAACAATGGA AATGATTATGAGGGATTTGGAGGA AATGCAGGCAGCTTTGATGACAACCAAGCAGGATCTGACAGCTTCAACAACAATGGA AACCAGTTTTGGGTGAACGGAAGA AATGCAGGCAGCTTTGATGGCAACAATGTAAGATCTGACAGCTTCAACAACAATGGA AACCAGTTTTGGGCATATGAAGCA AACAGTGGAAGTTTTGATAACAACAATGCTGGTGACAACAGCTTCAACAACAATGGA AATGATAATGATGACCCCATTGTTTGG taTTAG
- the LOC118087993 gene encoding uncharacterized protein LOC118087993 isoform X4 gives MKFQVAAASFVLCLLSLRSTQAAPANGGSFDGNTVGSGSFNNNGNQFWVNGGNAGSFDGNNAGSGSFNDNGNQFWVNGRNAGSFDGNNVRSDSFNNNGNQFWAYEANSGSFDNNNAGDNSFNNNGNDNDDPIVWY, from the exons ATGAAGTTCCAGGTTGCAGCTGCTTCCTTCGTCCTCTGCCTGCTGTCTCTGCGCAGCACCCAGGCTGCACCTGCG AATGGAGGCAGCTTTGATGGCAACACTGTAGGATCTGGCAGCTTCAACAACAATGGA AACCAGTTTTGGGTGAATGGAGGA AATGCAGGCAGCTTTGATGGCAACAACGCAGGATCCGGCAGCTTCAACGACAATGGA AACCAGTTTTGGGTGAACGGAAGA AATGCAGGCAGCTTTGATGGCAACAATGTAAGATCTGACAGCTTCAACAACAATGGA AACCAGTTTTGGGCATATGAAGCA AACAGTGGAAGTTTTGATAACAACAATGCTGGTGACAACAGCTTCAACAACAATGGA AATGATAATGATGACCCCATTGTTTGG taTTAG
- the LOC118087993 gene encoding heterogeneous nuclear ribonucleoprotein A1-like isoform X1, whose product MKFQVAAASFVLCLLSLRSTQAAPANGGSFDGNTVGSGSFNNNGNDYEGFGGNAGSFDDNQAGSDSFNNNGNQFWVNGGNAGSFDGNNAGSGSFNDNGNQFWVNGRNAGSFDGNNVRSDSFNNNGNQFWAYEANSGSFDNNNAGDNSFNNNGNDNDDPIVWY is encoded by the exons ATGAAGTTCCAGGTTGCAGCTGCTTCCTTCGTCCTCTGCCTGCTGTCTCTGCGCAGCACCCAGGCTGCACCTGCG AATGGAGGCAGCTTTGATGGCAACACTGTAGGATCTGGCAGCTTCAACAACAATGGA AATGATTATGAGGGATTTGGAGGA AATGCAGGCAGCTTTGATGACAACCAAGCAGGATCTGACAGCTTCAACAACAATGGA AACCAGTTTTGGGTGAATGGAGGA AATGCAGGCAGCTTTGATGGCAACAACGCAGGATCCGGCAGCTTCAACGACAATGGA AACCAGTTTTGGGTGAACGGAAGA AATGCAGGCAGCTTTGATGGCAACAATGTAAGATCTGACAGCTTCAACAACAATGGA AACCAGTTTTGGGCATATGAAGCA AACAGTGGAAGTTTTGATAACAACAATGCTGGTGACAACAGCTTCAACAACAATGGA AATGATAATGATGACCCCATTGTTTGG taTTAG